One Cyanobium sp. AMD-g genomic window carries:
- a CDS encoding type II secretion system protein J: MNHLNTRHRNRHRRRPNLHRGFTLVELLITSVIMGVIFATGSNVMVTQIRVSAQQESIRRLQDHWGRINHLLDSEITESASATAVSGTSLTLTLAGGQTITYSFDAGSRTITRTGPPINDNGTLNLTPGTANVASVLLTNVDSFAPAITNSREPVYTLALSDGLGASFTGLSSSSRSRTSSYP, encoded by the coding sequence ATGAACCACCTCAACACCCGCCACCGAAACCGCCACCGACGCCGCCCGAACCTGCACCGGGGCTTCACCCTGGTGGAGCTGCTGATCACCTCGGTGATCATGGGCGTGATCTTCGCCACCGGCAGCAATGTGATGGTGACCCAGATCCGGGTCTCCGCCCAGCAGGAATCGATCCGGCGCCTGCAGGACCACTGGGGCCGCATCAACCATCTGCTCGACAGTGAGATCACCGAATCCGCCTCGGCGACCGCCGTCTCCGGCACGTCCCTCACCCTCACGCTCGCGGGCGGTCAGACGATCACCTACAGCTTCGATGCCGGGTCCCGAACCATCACAAGGACAGGTCCGCCGATCAACGACAACGGCACCTTGAATCTCACCCCCGGCACCGCCAATGTCGCTTCGGTGCTGCTCACCAACGTCGATTCCTTCGCACCCGCGATCACCAACAGCCGCGAGCCCGTCTACACCCTGGCCCTCAGCGATGGGCTCGGAGCGTCGTTCACCGGGCTGTCCAGTTCCAGCCGTTCGCGCACCTCCAGCTACCCCTGA
- a CDS encoding Tfp pilus assembly protein FimT/FimU, with amino-acid sequence MKHPSSNGFTLIELTVVVAVFGILSAVGLHASGNEWRRERVNAVATELAGWLDSVRRTSLKGNACQVNISGGNLTGGATLATGSELLSNAVVANPSIANNCLTGQPLQISGTMGSSTYVIAPGSTTSFKFTPRGTVNAAAANTQLANPVVIEISLAGTTGPKRCVRISEGLGLISVGSSNSSDGTCPDNSYGGTL; translated from the coding sequence ATGAAACACCCCTCCAGCAACGGCTTCACCTTGATCGAACTCACCGTGGTGGTGGCGGTCTTCGGCATCCTTTCCGCCGTCGGCCTCCACGCCTCCGGCAATGAATGGCGGCGCGAGCGGGTGAATGCGGTGGCCACCGAATTGGCCGGCTGGCTGGATTCGGTGCGGCGCACCTCCCTCAAAGGCAATGCCTGCCAGGTGAACATCAGTGGCGGCAACCTCACGGGTGGCGCCACCCTCGCCACCGGCTCCGAACTGCTCTCCAACGCTGTTGTGGCCAATCCATCCATCGCCAACAACTGCCTGACCGGCCAGCCGCTCCAGATCAGCGGAACCATGGGCTCCTCCACCTATGTGATTGCCCCGGGCAGCACCACCAGCTTCAAGTTCACCCCCCGCGGCACGGTCAACGCCGCAGCCGCCAACACCCAGCTCGCCAACCCCGTGGTGATCGAGATCTCCCTGGCGGGCACCACCGGACCCAAGCGTTGCGTCCGCATCTCCGAAGGCCTTGGCCTGATCAGCGTTGGCTCCAGCAACTCCAGCGACGGCACCTGTCCCGACAACAGCTACGGCGGAACCCTCTGA
- a CDS encoding type II toxin-antitoxin system Phd/YefM family antitoxin has protein sequence MRSVGLAEAKAQLSALLDAVEMGDEVVITRRGQPVARLVREVPALAEDGALSWPERLRRFHGHQPPFPGNAVALVGELRRERG, from the coding sequence ATGCGTTCCGTCGGCCTGGCTGAGGCGAAAGCGCAGCTCTCGGCGCTGCTGGATGCGGTGGAGATGGGTGACGAGGTGGTGATCACCCGCCGCGGCCAACCGGTGGCCCGGCTGGTGCGCGAAGTCCCTGCCCTGGCCGAGGATGGCGCGCTTTCATGGCCTGAGCGGCTGCGGCGGTTCCATGGCCACCAGCCCCCCTTCCCGGGGAACGCTGTTGCCCTGGTCGGCGAGCTGCGGCGGGAGCGGGGATGA
- a CDS encoding prepilin-type N-terminal cleavage/methylation domain-containing protein produces the protein MKRSPPTPKHRRPANGFSLVELMVSSVLLVLALTGTSVLFVESNRSSAAATLRYRQQSLVDTDLARVRRHNDRYTCSSGTCTSLGTAELGKNDFFPEPTSTAATGNSTAGNSFEALCNSTNLITQLVADIGSTPSNLTTAGIAYTIDPNNQGQQTISEFGTNVTRNLHRYTITYTYTNTENNTVEVLRRVTLVPTTAAWCP, from the coding sequence CTGATGGTGTCCTCGGTGCTGCTGGTGCTGGCCCTCACCGGCACATCCGTCCTGTTCGTGGAGTCCAACCGCAGTTCAGCCGCCGCCACGTTGCGCTACCGCCAGCAGTCGCTGGTGGACACCGATCTGGCCCGGGTGCGGCGGCACAACGACCGCTACACCTGCAGCTCCGGCACCTGCACCAGCCTCGGAACCGCGGAGCTCGGCAAGAACGATTTCTTTCCCGAGCCCACCTCCACGGCCGCCACGGGCAACAGCACCGCCGGCAACAGCTTCGAGGCCCTGTGCAACTCCACCAACCTGATCACCCAGCTGGTGGCCGACATCGGCTCCACCCCCTCCAACCTAACAACGGCGGGCATCGCCTACACCATCGACCCCAACAACCAGGGGCAGCAGACCATCAGCGAATTCGGCACCAATGTGACGCGCAATCTGCACCGCTACACAATCACCTACACCTATACGAACACAGAAAACAACACCGTGGAGGTGTTGCGCCGGGTCACCCTCGTGCCCACCACCGCCGCTTGGTGCCCCTGA
- the serS gene encoding serine--tRNA ligase: MLDQRLLRNDPTLITAPLARRGLATDLSGLQQLALEARDLEQQRSELQAEGNRIGREVGERIRAGAAPGGEEVRELREQGNRIKQQVAELEEQEKGIEAQLLEQLMVLPNLPSPLCPTGRSEADNVEVKRWGTPRLPVGGEQLQEHWQIAERLGIVDTERSVRIAQSRFVTLLGQGARLERALISFMLDHHAKRGYTEVLPPILVNTASLTASGQLPKFAEESFRCAEDDLWLTPTAEVPVTSFHRGEVLAAEQLPLRYAAYTPCFRREAGSYGRDTRGLIRLHQFNKVELYWFCRPEDSEAAHEQLTLDAEAILEALELPYRRLELCSGDLGFSAVRTYDLEVWLAGAGTYREISSCSTCGDFQARRASIRFRDGKQTRLLHTLNGSGLAVGRTMAALLEAGQQADGSVRLPQALVGYVGADRLVAGSP; the protein is encoded by the coding sequence GTGCTGGATCAGCGCCTGCTGCGCAACGACCCGACGCTGATCACCGCCCCCCTGGCGCGGCGCGGCCTGGCCACCGACCTCTCGGGCCTGCAGCAACTGGCCCTGGAGGCCCGCGACCTGGAGCAGCAACGCAGCGAACTCCAGGCGGAAGGCAACCGCATCGGCCGCGAGGTGGGCGAGCGGATCAGGGCCGGTGCCGCGCCGGGCGGCGAGGAGGTGAGGGAGCTGCGCGAACAGGGCAACCGCATCAAGCAGCAGGTGGCGGAGCTGGAGGAGCAGGAGAAGGGGATCGAGGCGCAGCTGCTGGAGCAGCTGATGGTGTTGCCCAACCTGCCCTCGCCCCTCTGCCCCACGGGCCGCAGCGAGGCGGATAACGTGGAGGTGAAGCGCTGGGGTACGCCGCGACTCCCCGTCGGCGGCGAGCAGCTCCAGGAGCATTGGCAGATCGCTGAGCGGCTGGGCATCGTTGACACCGAGCGCTCGGTGCGCATCGCCCAGAGCCGCTTCGTGACCCTGCTGGGCCAGGGGGCACGGCTGGAGCGGGCCCTGATCAGCTTCATGCTCGATCACCACGCCAAGCGCGGCTACACCGAGGTGCTGCCGCCGATCCTGGTCAACACCGCCAGCCTCACCGCCTCCGGCCAGCTGCCGAAGTTCGCCGAGGAAAGCTTCCGCTGCGCCGAGGACGACCTCTGGCTCACCCCCACCGCTGAGGTGCCGGTCACCTCCTTCCACCGCGGCGAGGTGCTTGCCGCCGAGCAGCTGCCTCTGAGGTACGCCGCCTACACCCCCTGCTTCCGCCGCGAGGCCGGCTCCTATGGCCGCGACACCCGGGGCCTGATCCGCCTGCATCAGTTCAACAAGGTGGAGCTCTACTGGTTCTGCCGCCCAGAGGACTCGGAAGCGGCCCACGAGCAGCTCACCTTGGATGCCGAGGCGATCCTCGAGGCCCTGGAGCTGCCCTACCGGCGCCTGGAGCTGTGCAGCGGCGATCTGGGCTTCTCCGCCGTTCGCACCTACGACCTGGAGGTGTGGCTGGCGGGGGCCGGCACCTACCGGGAAATCTCCAGCTGCAGCACCTGCGGCGATTTCCAGGCCCGCCGGGCCTCGATCCGTTTCCGGGACGGCAAGCAGACCCGCCTGCTGCACACCCTCAACGGCAGTGGCCTGGCGGTGGGCCGCACCATGGCGGCCCTGCTGGAGGCGGGCCAGCAGGCGGACGGAAGCGTGAGGCTGCCGCAGGCGCTGGTTGGCTACGTCGGTGCCGACCGGCTGGTTGCCGGTTCCCCCTAG
- a CDS encoding type II toxin-antitoxin system VapC family toxin, which translates to MTLQSRNPMAAPYVDTCVVLSLFLNDAGFPAAEQWFLDQGHAPLWVSHWVLLEFAGVVSLCVHRGDLSADRAGAVQAEFECFRRERLQLLEPRGTDFLQARQWLQEMENLSLRSGDALHLAIASREQLILTTADQALIQAAAALGLAHHWIGSEP; encoded by the coding sequence ATGACGCTCCAAAGCCGGAATCCGATGGCGGCGCCGTATGTGGACACCTGCGTGGTGCTGTCCCTTTTTTTGAACGACGCCGGCTTTCCTGCGGCGGAGCAGTGGTTTCTCGACCAAGGCCATGCTCCTCTCTGGGTCAGCCACTGGGTGCTGCTTGAGTTCGCTGGCGTGGTCTCGCTGTGCGTGCACCGGGGTGATCTCAGCGCGGATCGTGCCGGGGCCGTCCAGGCCGAATTTGAGTGCTTCCGCCGGGAACGCCTGCAACTGCTGGAACCGCGGGGCACCGATTTCCTGCAGGCCAGGCAGTGGTTGCAGGAGATGGAGAACCTGTCGCTACGCAGTGGCGATGCCCTCCACCTGGCCATCGCCAGCCGGGAGCAGTTGATCCTCACCACAGCCGACCAGGCGCTGATTCAGGCCGCCGCCGCCCTGGGCCTGGCCCACCACTGGATCGGCTCTGAGCCTTAG